A genomic region of Elaeis guineensis isolate ETL-2024a chromosome 9, EG11, whole genome shotgun sequence contains the following coding sequences:
- the LOC109506282 gene encoding mRNA-decapping enzyme-like protein isoform X1, with product MSQSGKLMPNLDQQSTKVLNLTVLQRIDPFVEEILMTAAHVTFYEFNIELNQWSRKDVEGSLFVVKRNTQPRFQFIVMNRRNTDNLVEDLLGDFEYEVQVPYLLYRNAAQEVNGIWFYNAHDCEAVANLFGRILNAYSKVPPKPKASTKSSEFEELEAVPTSAVVEGPLEPPPTSSAAAAVPDVPDDSFVNFFSTATNIGNISNSTVTGQQHQSSVAIPSSSHVPNVIPSPAPTLQSALSLPTSTPPLMPLLDVHESSSNINRVTNLVKPSLFAPAPASSSLMMPPLASSMPTAPPLHPPLTMQRPYGTPLLQPFPPPAPPPSLTPAPNYGSVITRDKVRDALLKLVQNDQFIDMVYREMLNAHLS from the exons atgtcGCAGAGCGGGAAGTTGATGCCCAATTTAGATCAGCAGAGCACCAAGGTCCTCAATCTCACCGTCCTTCAACGGATCGATCCTTTCGTCGAGGAGATCCTCATGACCGCGGCCCACGTCACCTTCTACGAATTCAACATTGAGCTCAATCAATGG AGCCGCAAGGATGTCGAAGGCTCTCTATTTGTCGTCAAGAG AAATACACAACCCAGATTTCAGTTCATTGTCATGAACCGACGCAACACAG ATAATCTGGTTGAGGATCTCTTGGGAGATTTTGAATATGAAGTTCAAGTTCCATATTTGTTGTATCGGAATGCAGCCCAGGAAGTTAATGGTATATGGTTCTACAATGCACATGACTGTGAAGCTGTTGCAAATCTTTTTGGCAG GATACTGAATGCATACTCCAAAGTCCCTCCAAAGCCCAAAGCTTCAACTAAAAG CAGTGAGTTTGAAGAGTTGGAAGCTGTTCCAACGTCAGCTGTTGTGGAAGGTCCTCTGGAGCCACCACCAACATCATCTGCAGCTGCTGCTGTTCCTGATGTTCCCGATGATTCATTTGTGAACTTCTTCAGT ACAGCTACAAATATTGGGAATATATCAAATTCAACAGTAACCGGACAACAACATCAATCTTCTGTGGCAATTCCTTCATCTTCCCATGTACCTAATGTCATTCCATCACCTGCGCCAACCCTGCAGTCTGCCCTTTCTCTGCCAACTTCAACCCCTCCTCTAATGCCACTCCTTGATGTTCATGAATCTAGCAGCAATATTAATCGTGTTACAAATCTGGTCAAACCTTCCCTTTTTGCACCTGCGCCCGCATCTTCTTCATTGATGATGCCACCATTAGCATCTTCTATGCCCACTGCTCCCCCACTTCATCCTCCTTTAACCATGCAGCGTCCGTATGGTACTCCGTTGCTTCAACCATTTCCtccacctgctccacctccttcgCTTACTCCTGCTCCAAACTATGGTTCCGTTATTACAAGAGACAAAGTCCGGGATGCATTGCTGAAGCTTGTGCAG AACGACCAATTCATTGATATGGTGTACCGGGAGATGCTGAATGCACATCTTTCATAA
- the LOC109506282 gene encoding mRNA-decapping enzyme-like protein isoform X2, which produces MSQSGKLMPNLDQQSTKVLNLTVLQRIDPFVEEILMTAAHVTFYEFNIELNQWSRKDVEGSLFVVKRNTQPRFQFIVMNRRNTDNLVEDLLGDFEYEVQVPYLLYRNAAQEVNGIWFYNAHDCEAVANLFGRILNAYSKVPPKPKASTKSEFEELEAVPTSAVVEGPLEPPPTSSAAAAVPDVPDDSFVNFFSTATNIGNISNSTVTGQQHQSSVAIPSSSHVPNVIPSPAPTLQSALSLPTSTPPLMPLLDVHESSSNINRVTNLVKPSLFAPAPASSSLMMPPLASSMPTAPPLHPPLTMQRPYGTPLLQPFPPPAPPPSLTPAPNYGSVITRDKVRDALLKLVQNDQFIDMVYREMLNAHLS; this is translated from the exons atgtcGCAGAGCGGGAAGTTGATGCCCAATTTAGATCAGCAGAGCACCAAGGTCCTCAATCTCACCGTCCTTCAACGGATCGATCCTTTCGTCGAGGAGATCCTCATGACCGCGGCCCACGTCACCTTCTACGAATTCAACATTGAGCTCAATCAATGG AGCCGCAAGGATGTCGAAGGCTCTCTATTTGTCGTCAAGAG AAATACACAACCCAGATTTCAGTTCATTGTCATGAACCGACGCAACACAG ATAATCTGGTTGAGGATCTCTTGGGAGATTTTGAATATGAAGTTCAAGTTCCATATTTGTTGTATCGGAATGCAGCCCAGGAAGTTAATGGTATATGGTTCTACAATGCACATGACTGTGAAGCTGTTGCAAATCTTTTTGGCAG GATACTGAATGCATACTCCAAAGTCCCTCCAAAGCCCAAAGCTTCAACTAAAAG TGAGTTTGAAGAGTTGGAAGCTGTTCCAACGTCAGCTGTTGTGGAAGGTCCTCTGGAGCCACCACCAACATCATCTGCAGCTGCTGCTGTTCCTGATGTTCCCGATGATTCATTTGTGAACTTCTTCAGT ACAGCTACAAATATTGGGAATATATCAAATTCAACAGTAACCGGACAACAACATCAATCTTCTGTGGCAATTCCTTCATCTTCCCATGTACCTAATGTCATTCCATCACCTGCGCCAACCCTGCAGTCTGCCCTTTCTCTGCCAACTTCAACCCCTCCTCTAATGCCACTCCTTGATGTTCATGAATCTAGCAGCAATATTAATCGTGTTACAAATCTGGTCAAACCTTCCCTTTTTGCACCTGCGCCCGCATCTTCTTCATTGATGATGCCACCATTAGCATCTTCTATGCCCACTGCTCCCCCACTTCATCCTCCTTTAACCATGCAGCGTCCGTATGGTACTCCGTTGCTTCAACCATTTCCtccacctgctccacctccttcgCTTACTCCTGCTCCAAACTATGGTTCCGTTATTACAAGAGACAAAGTCCGGGATGCATTGCTGAAGCTTGTGCAG AACGACCAATTCATTGATATGGTGTACCGGGAGATGCTGAATGCACATCTTTCATAA
- the LOC105052099 gene encoding geranylgeranyl transferase type-2 subunit beta 1 isoform X1, translating to MGDLEAEKHVKYILSVEKKKDDFESLVLEHLRMNGAYWGLTTLDLLHKLDAVDPDEVVSWMMECYHQDCGGFGGNIGHDPHLLYTLSAVQILALFDRLDVLDIEKVSDYVAGLLNEDGSFSGDIWGETDTRFSYCAICCLSILHRLDKIDVEKAVSYIVSCKNLDGGFGSIPGGESHAGQIFCCVGALAITGSLHHVDKDLLGWWLCERQCKDGGLNGRPEKLADVCYSWWVLSSLIMIDRVHWIDKDKLTRFILNCQDRENGGISDRPDNAVDVFHTYFGVAGLSLMEYPGLKSIDPAYALPVDVVNRIFFGK from the exons ATGGGAGATTTGGAAGCGGAAAAGCATGTGAAGTACATCCTATCCGTGGAAAAG AAGAAAGATGATTTCGAGTCTCTGGTGTTGGAGCATCTGAGGATGAACGGCGCCTATTGGGGTCTGACCACTCTGGATCTCCTCCATAAGCTCGACGCTGTCGATCCGGATGAAGTCGTCTCGTGGATGATGGAATGCTATCACCAGGATTGCG gagggtttggtgggaatATCGGTCACGATCCGCACCTTCTTTATACACTCAGTGCCGTGCAGATTTTGGCCCTTTTTGACAGGCTTGATGTTCTTGATATCGAAAAGGTCTCGGATT ATGTTGCTGGGCTGCTGAATGAAGATGGATCTTTTTCCGGTGATATATGGGGTGAAACTGACACAAG GTTCTCTTATTGTGCAATTTGCTGTCTCTCGATATTGCATCGTCTAGATAAAATTGATGTGGAAAAGGCTGTGAGTTACATTGTGAGCTGCAAAAATTTGGATGGTGGATTTGGATCTATACCTGGAGGGGAGTCGCATGCTGGGCAGA TCTTCTGTTGTGTGGGAGCCCTTGCGATCACAGGTTCTCTGCACCATGTTGACAAAGATCTTCTTGGCTGGTGGCTGTGTGAGCGGCAATGTAAAGATGGAGGGTTAAATGGCCGCCCTGAGAAGCTTGCTGAT gtCTGCTACTCTTGGTGGGTGCTGTCCAGCCTCATAATGATTGATAGGGTGCACTGGATTGACAAGGATAAACTCACTCGGTTCATCCTAAATTGCCAG GACAGGGAGAATGGAGGAATTTCAGATAGGCCAGATAATGCTGTTGATGTTTTTCATACCTACTTTGGAGTAGCAG GACTGTCCCTGATGGAATATCCAGGATTAAAGTCAATAGATCCTGCTTATGCCTTACCTGTTGATGTTGTGAATCGAATCTTCTTTGGAAAATAG
- the LOC105052099 gene encoding geranylgeranyl transferase type-2 subunit beta 1 isoform X2, giving the protein MGDLEAEKHVKYILSVEKKDDFESLVLEHLRMNGAYWGLTTLDLLHKLDAVDPDEVVSWMMECYHQDCGGFGGNIGHDPHLLYTLSAVQILALFDRLDVLDIEKVSDYVAGLLNEDGSFSGDIWGETDTRFSYCAICCLSILHRLDKIDVEKAVSYIVSCKNLDGGFGSIPGGESHAGQIFCCVGALAITGSLHHVDKDLLGWWLCERQCKDGGLNGRPEKLADVCYSWWVLSSLIMIDRVHWIDKDKLTRFILNCQDRENGGISDRPDNAVDVFHTYFGVAGLSLMEYPGLKSIDPAYALPVDVVNRIFFGK; this is encoded by the exons ATGGGAGATTTGGAAGCGGAAAAGCATGTGAAGTACATCCTATCCGTGGAAAAG AAAGATGATTTCGAGTCTCTGGTGTTGGAGCATCTGAGGATGAACGGCGCCTATTGGGGTCTGACCACTCTGGATCTCCTCCATAAGCTCGACGCTGTCGATCCGGATGAAGTCGTCTCGTGGATGATGGAATGCTATCACCAGGATTGCG gagggtttggtgggaatATCGGTCACGATCCGCACCTTCTTTATACACTCAGTGCCGTGCAGATTTTGGCCCTTTTTGACAGGCTTGATGTTCTTGATATCGAAAAGGTCTCGGATT ATGTTGCTGGGCTGCTGAATGAAGATGGATCTTTTTCCGGTGATATATGGGGTGAAACTGACACAAG GTTCTCTTATTGTGCAATTTGCTGTCTCTCGATATTGCATCGTCTAGATAAAATTGATGTGGAAAAGGCTGTGAGTTACATTGTGAGCTGCAAAAATTTGGATGGTGGATTTGGATCTATACCTGGAGGGGAGTCGCATGCTGGGCAGA TCTTCTGTTGTGTGGGAGCCCTTGCGATCACAGGTTCTCTGCACCATGTTGACAAAGATCTTCTTGGCTGGTGGCTGTGTGAGCGGCAATGTAAAGATGGAGGGTTAAATGGCCGCCCTGAGAAGCTTGCTGAT gtCTGCTACTCTTGGTGGGTGCTGTCCAGCCTCATAATGATTGATAGGGTGCACTGGATTGACAAGGATAAACTCACTCGGTTCATCCTAAATTGCCAG GACAGGGAGAATGGAGGAATTTCAGATAGGCCAGATAATGCTGTTGATGTTTTTCATACCTACTTTGGAGTAGCAG GACTGTCCCTGATGGAATATCCAGGATTAAAGTCAATAGATCCTGCTTATGCCTTACCTGTTGATGTTGTGAATCGAATCTTCTTTGGAAAATAG